From a single Streptomyces sp. NBC_01264 genomic region:
- a CDS encoding metal-dependent hydrolase, whose amino-acid sequence MMGPAHSLSGAAAWLGVGAAAAAAGHPMPWPVLVVGALICAGAALAPDLDHKSATISRAFGPLSRVLCEVVDKISYGVYKATRSPRDARRTGGHRTLTHTWVWAVLIGAGSSAIAVTTDRWGVLALLFVHLVLAVEGLLWRAARMSSDVLVWLLGATSAWILAGVLDQPGNGSDWLFTAPGQEYLWLGIPIVLGALVHDIGDALTVSGCPILWPLPIAGKRWYPIGPPKMMRFRAGSWVELKVLMPVFMLLGGVGGASALGFF is encoded by the coding sequence ATGATGGGTCCGGCGCACTCACTGTCCGGGGCAGCGGCCTGGCTGGGGGTGGGCGCCGCGGCTGCGGCCGCCGGACACCCGATGCCCTGGCCCGTCCTCGTCGTCGGCGCGCTCATCTGCGCCGGAGCGGCCCTGGCTCCCGACCTGGACCACAAGTCGGCGACGATCTCCCGCGCCTTCGGCCCGCTCTCCCGGGTCCTGTGCGAGGTGGTCGACAAGATCTCCTACGGGGTCTACAAAGCCACCCGGTCCCCGCGCGATGCCCGCCGCACCGGAGGTCACCGCACCCTGACCCACACCTGGGTCTGGGCCGTCCTGATCGGCGCAGGCTCCTCCGCGATCGCCGTCACCACGGACCGGTGGGGCGTCCTCGCCCTCCTCTTCGTCCACCTGGTCCTCGCCGTCGAGGGCCTGCTGTGGCGGGCCGCCCGCATGTCCAGCGACGTGCTGGTCTGGCTCCTCGGCGCGACCAGCGCCTGGATACTGGCCGGCGTGCTCGACCAGCCCGGCAACGGCTCCGACTGGCTCTTCACCGCCCCCGGCCAGGAATACCTGTGGCTCGGCATCCCGATCGTGCTCGGCGCCCTGGTCCACGACATCGGCGACGCCCTGACCGTCTCGGGCTGCCCGATCCTGTGGCCCCTGCCCATCGCGGGCAAGCGCTGGTACCCGATCGGCCCGCCGAAGATGATGCGCTTCCGCGCCGGCAGCTGGGTGGAGCTCAAGGTCCTCATGCCGGTCTTCATGCTGCTGGGCGGGGTCGGCGGAGCCTCGGCCCTCGGCTTCTTCTGA
- a CDS encoding DEAD/DEAH box helicase yields the protein MTLIDQLPPNADPDALFEAFSSWAEDQGITLYPAQEEALMEVVTGANVVLSTPTGSGKSLVAAGAHFTALAQDKVTFYTAPIKALVSEKFFDLCKLFGTENVGMLTGDASVNSDAPVICCTAEVLASIALRDGKYADIGQVVMDEFHFYAEPDRGWAWQIPILELPQAQFILMSATLGDMKRFEEDLTRRTGRPTSVVRSATRPVPLSYEYVTTPITDTITELLETRQAPVYIVHFTQAQAVERAQSLMSINMCTREEKDKIAELIGNFRFTTKFGQNLSRYVRHGIGVHHAGMLPKYRRLVEKLAQAGLLKVICGTDTLGVGVNVPIRTVLFTALTKYDGTRVRTLRAREFHQIAGRAGRAGFDTAGYVVAQAPEHVIENEKALAKAGDDPKKRRKVVRKKAPEGFVAWSDITFEKLIAADPEALTSRFKVTNIMLLSVIARPGDAFKAMRHLLEDNHEPRKAQLRHIRRAIAIYRSLLDGGVVEKLDTPDAEGRTIRLTVDLQQDFALNQPLSTFALASFDLLDPESPSYALDMVSVVESTLDDPRQILAAQQNKERGTAVGAMKADGVEYEERMERLQEITYPKPLEELLLHAYDVYSKSHPWVRDHPVSPKSIIRDMYERAMTFTEFTSHYELARTEGIVLRYLASAFKALDHTIPDDLKSEDLQDLIEWLGELVRQVDSSLLDEWEQLANPEVETAEQAQEKADQVKPVTANSRAFRVLVRNAMFRRVELAALDHVNVLGELDGDSGWDADAWGEAMDGYWDEYDDLGTGPDARGPKLLQIEEDPAHGLWRVRQTFADPNGDHGWGISAEVDLAASDEEGRAVLRVTSVGELGQL from the coding sequence GTGACCCTCATTGATCAGCTCCCGCCGAACGCCGACCCCGACGCCCTCTTCGAGGCTTTCTCCTCGTGGGCGGAGGACCAGGGCATCACCCTGTACCCGGCTCAGGAGGAGGCGCTGATGGAGGTGGTCACCGGCGCGAACGTGGTCCTGTCCACCCCGACCGGCTCCGGCAAGAGCCTGGTGGCGGCGGGCGCGCACTTCACGGCCCTGGCCCAGGACAAGGTCACCTTCTACACCGCGCCGATCAAGGCGCTGGTCTCGGAGAAGTTCTTCGACCTGTGCAAGCTCTTCGGCACCGAGAACGTCGGCATGCTGACCGGCGACGCCTCCGTGAACTCGGACGCGCCGGTGATCTGCTGCACCGCCGAGGTGCTGGCCTCGATCGCCCTGCGCGACGGCAAGTACGCCGACATCGGCCAGGTCGTGATGGACGAGTTCCACTTCTATGCCGAGCCGGACCGCGGCTGGGCCTGGCAGATCCCGATCCTGGAGCTGCCGCAGGCTCAGTTCATCCTGATGTCCGCGACGCTCGGCGACATGAAGCGGTTCGAGGAGGACCTGACCCGGCGCACCGGCCGGCCCACCTCGGTGGTGCGCTCCGCGACCCGGCCCGTCCCGCTGTCCTACGAGTACGTCACGACGCCCATCACCGACACCATCACCGAGCTGCTGGAGACCCGGCAGGCGCCGGTCTACATCGTGCACTTCACCCAGGCCCAGGCGGTCGAGCGGGCGCAGTCGCTGATGAGCATCAACATGTGCACCCGCGAGGAGAAGGACAAGATCGCCGAGCTGATCGGCAACTTCCGCTTCACCACCAAGTTCGGCCAGAACCTCTCCCGTTACGTCCGCCACGGCATCGGCGTGCACCACGCGGGCATGCTGCCCAAGTACCGCCGCCTGGTGGAGAAGCTGGCCCAGGCCGGTCTGCTGAAGGTCATCTGCGGCACCGACACCCTCGGCGTCGGCGTCAACGTCCCGATCCGCACCGTGCTGTTCACGGCGCTGACCAAGTACGACGGCACCCGGGTCCGCACGCTGCGCGCCCGCGAGTTCCACCAGATCGCCGGCCGCGCCGGCCGGGCCGGCTTCGACACCGCCGGTTACGTGGTGGCCCAGGCGCCCGAGCACGTCATCGAGAACGAGAAGGCCCTCGCCAAGGCGGGCGACGACCCGAAGAAGCGCCGCAAGGTGGTCCGCAAGAAGGCCCCCGAGGGCTTCGTGGCCTGGTCGGACATCACCTTCGAGAAGCTCATCGCCGCCGACCCAGAGGCCCTGACCTCGCGCTTCAAGGTCACCAACATCATGCTCCTGTCGGTCATCGCCCGGCCCGGCGACGCCTTCAAGGCGATGCGTCACCTGCTGGAGGACAACCACGAGCCGCGCAAGGCCCAGCTGCGCCACATCCGCCGGGCCATCGCCATCTACCGCTCGCTGCTGGACGGCGGTGTCGTCGAGAAGCTCGACACCCCGGACGCCGAGGGCCGCACGATCCGGCTGACCGTCGACCTCCAGCAGGACTTCGCGCTGAACCAGCCGCTGTCCACCTTCGCGCTGGCCTCCTTCGACCTGCTGGACCCGGAGTCCCCTTCCTACGCGCTGGACATGGTCTCGGTGGTGGAGTCCACGCTGGACGACCCGCGCCAGATCCTCGCCGCCCAGCAGAACAAGGAACGCGGCACGGCCGTGGGCGCGATGAAGGCCGACGGGGTCGAGTACGAGGAGCGGATGGAGCGGCTCCAGGAGATCACCTATCCGAAGCCCCTCGAAGAGCTGCTCCTGCACGCCTACGACGTGTACAGCAAGAGCCACCCGTGGGTCCGCGACCACCCGGTCTCGCCGAAGTCGATCATCCGCGACATGTACGAGCGTGCGATGACCTTCACCGAGTTCACCTCGCACTACGAGCTGGCGCGCACCGAGGGCATCGTGCTGCGCTACCTGGCGAGCGCCTTCAAGGCGCTGGACCACACCATCCCCGACGACCTCAAGTCCGAGGACCTCCAGGACCTGATCGAGTGGCTCGGCGAGCTGGTCCGCCAGGTCGACTCCAGCCTGCTCGACGAGTGGGAGCAGCTGGCGAACCCGGAGGTGGAGACGGCGGAGCAGGCCCAGGAGAAGGCCGACCAGGTCAAGCCGGTCACCGCGAACTCCCGCGCCTTCCGCGTCCTGGTCCGCAACGCCATGTTCCGCCGGGTGGAGCTGGCCGCCCTGGACCACGTCAACGTGCTGGGCGAGCTCGACGGCGACTCCGGCTGGGACGCCGACGCCTGGGGCGAGGCCATGGACGGCTACTGGGACGAGTACGACGACCTGGGCACGGGACCCGACGCGCGCGGCCCCAAGCTGCTGCAGATCGAGGAGGACCCGGCGCACGGCCTGTGGCGCGTCCGGCAGACCTTCGCCGACCCCAACGGGGACCATGGCTGGGGCATCAGCGCCGAGGTGGACCTCGCCGCCTCCGACGAGGAGGGCCGGGCGGTCCTGCGCGTCACCTCGGTCGGCGAACTCGGCCAGCTCTGA
- a CDS encoding PPOX class F420-dependent oxidoreductase gives MVKKMTQEEWREFVSHSTRTGKLSTVREDGSPHIAPIWFVLDGDSFVFNTGKDTVKGRNLARDGRVALCVDDDRPPFSYVVLQGRAEISEDLDAMLPWSTRIGARYMGAEHGEAFGRRNAVPGELLVRVRIDKVISAAGVAD, from the coding sequence ATGGTGAAGAAGATGACTCAAGAGGAATGGCGGGAGTTCGTCTCCCACTCCACCCGCACCGGAAAACTGTCCACCGTACGTGAGGACGGAAGCCCCCACATCGCTCCCATCTGGTTCGTTCTCGACGGCGACTCCTTCGTGTTCAACACCGGGAAGGACACCGTCAAGGGGCGCAATCTGGCCCGCGACGGCCGCGTCGCCCTCTGCGTGGACGACGACCGGCCGCCCTTCTCCTACGTCGTCCTCCAGGGCCGGGCGGAGATCAGCGAGGACCTGGACGCGATGCTCCCCTGGTCGACCCGGATCGGTGCCCGCTACATGGGAGCCGAGCACGGCGAGGCCTTCGGCCGCCGCAACGCCGTCCCCGGCGAACTCCTCGTGCGCGTGCGCATCGACAAGGTGATCTCGGCAGCCGGCGTGGCCGACTGA
- a CDS encoding YchJ family protein, which translates to MPTPAPAPAVPCPCGLPAAYPECCGRFHSGERQAPTAELLMRSRFSAFAVGDTAYLLRSWHPSTRPGVLDLDPGQRWERLEILATERGGMFETEGSVEFRAHYREGRHTGSLREHSSFARENGAWVYVGPLSPVDFD; encoded by the coding sequence ATGCCCACCCCGGCTCCCGCTCCAGCCGTTCCCTGCCCCTGCGGGCTGCCCGCCGCCTATCCGGAGTGCTGCGGCCGCTTCCACTCCGGCGAGCGGCAGGCGCCCACCGCCGAGCTGCTGATGCGCTCCCGCTTCAGCGCCTTCGCCGTCGGCGACACCGCCTATCTCCTGCGCTCATGGCACCCCTCGACCCGGCCGGGCGTGCTCGACCTGGATCCCGGGCAGCGCTGGGAGCGGCTGGAGATCCTGGCCACCGAGCGCGGCGGGATGTTCGAGACGGAGGGCTCGGTGGAGTTCCGGGCCCACTACCGCGAGGGGCGGCACACCGGATCGCTGCGCGAGCACAGTTCCTTCGCCCGGGAGAACGGGGCCTGGGTCTACGTCGGCCCCCTCTCCCCCGTCGACTTCGACTGA
- a CDS encoding roadblock/LC7 domain-containing protein translates to MIEHQRIDLDGVRRSGELDWLLDDLVVRVREVRHAVVLSNDGLAVGASSALSREDAEHLAAVASGFHSLAKGAGRHFHAGGVRQTMVEMDEGYLFVAAAGDGSCLAVLSGAGADMGLIAYEMARLVKRVGEHLYTPARFAARPPAAG, encoded by the coding sequence ATGATCGAACATCAGAGGATCGACCTCGACGGCGTCCGCAGGTCGGGCGAACTCGACTGGCTCCTGGACGACCTCGTGGTCCGGGTGCGCGAGGTCCGGCACGCCGTGGTCCTGTCCAACGACGGCCTGGCGGTGGGCGCCTCCAGCGCGCTCAGCCGGGAGGACGCCGAGCACCTGGCGGCCGTGGCCTCCGGCTTCCACAGCCTGGCCAAGGGCGCGGGCCGGCACTTCCACGCCGGGGGCGTGCGCCAGACGATGGTGGAGATGGACGAGGGTTACCTCTTCGTGGCGGCCGCCGGAGACGGCTCCTGCCTGGCCGTGCTCAGCGGGGCCGGCGCCGACATGGGGCTGATCGCCTACGAGATGGCCCGGCTGGTCAAGCGGGTCGGCGAGCACCTCTACACCCCGGCCCGGTTCGCGGCGCGGCCGCCGGCCGCCGGTTAG
- a CDS encoding roadblock/LC7 domain-containing protein — MALDKQLDWLLDDLTRRVQQVRHAVVLSNDGLVTGASAGLAREDAEHLAAVAAGLQSLAKGSGRHFRAGEVRQTMVEYDDGVLFVMAAGAGSCLCVLSASEADIGHVAYEMTLLVNRVGEHLGVAERRITGG, encoded by the coding sequence ATGGCGCTGGACAAGCAGCTGGACTGGCTGCTGGATGACTTGACGCGGCGGGTGCAGCAGGTGCGGCACGCGGTGGTGCTCTCCAACGACGGCCTGGTGACGGGCGCGAGCGCGGGGCTGGCACGGGAGGACGCGGAGCACCTGGCGGCCGTGGCGGCGGGGCTGCAGAGCCTGGCGAAGGGCTCGGGGCGGCACTTCCGGGCGGGTGAGGTCCGCCAGACGATGGTCGAGTACGACGACGGGGTCCTGTTCGTCATGGCGGCGGGTGCGGGCAGCTGCCTGTGCGTGCTGAGCGCCTCCGAGGCCGATATCGGGCACGTGGCGTACGAGATGACGCTGCTGGTGAACCGGGTGGGGGAGCACCTCGGTGTCGCGGAGCGGCGGATCACCGGCGGCTGA
- a CDS encoding acyl-CoA thioesterase has product MTNPAERLVDLLDLEQIEVNIFRGASPQESLQRVFGGQVAGQALVAAGRTTEGDRPVHSLHSYFLRPGIPGVPIVYQVERVRDGRSFTTRRVTAVQQGKTIFNLTASFHQPEEGSIEHQLPPRLDFPHPDTLPKVVDEIREHLGTLPEALERMARRQPFDIRYVDRLRWTPEELKDADPRSAVWMRAVGPLGDDPLVHTCALTYASDMTLLDAVRIPVEPLWGMRGFDMASLDHAMWFHRPFRADEWFLYDQESPIAHGGRGLARGRIYDLEGKLLVSVVQEGLFRPYGAKASKPAVSPR; this is encoded by the coding sequence ATGACGAACCCCGCCGAGAGGCTGGTCGATCTGCTCGACCTGGAGCAGATCGAGGTCAACATCTTCCGGGGCGCCAGCCCCCAGGAGTCCCTCCAGCGCGTCTTCGGCGGCCAGGTCGCCGGCCAGGCGCTGGTGGCGGCAGGCCGCACCACGGAGGGCGACCGGCCCGTCCACTCCCTCCACTCGTACTTCCTGCGCCCCGGGATTCCCGGAGTGCCGATCGTGTACCAGGTGGAGCGGGTGCGCGACGGGCGCTCCTTCACCACCCGCCGGGTCACCGCGGTCCAGCAGGGCAAGACCATCTTCAACCTGACCGCCTCCTTCCATCAGCCGGAGGAGGGCAGCATCGAGCACCAGCTGCCTCCCCGCCTCGACTTCCCGCACCCGGACACGCTCCCGAAGGTCGTGGACGAGATCCGCGAGCACCTGGGCACGCTGCCGGAGGCGCTGGAGCGCATGGCCCGCCGCCAGCCCTTCGACATCCGCTACGTGGACCGGCTCCGCTGGACCCCCGAGGAGCTCAAGGACGCCGATCCGCGCAGCGCGGTGTGGATGCGCGCCGTCGGCCCGCTGGGGGACGACCCGCTCGTGCACACCTGCGCCCTCACCTACGCCAGTGACATGACCCTCCTCGACGCCGTGCGCATCCCCGTGGAGCCCCTGTGGGGCATGCGCGGTTTCGACATGGCCTCCCTCGACCACGCCATGTGGTTCCACCGGCCGTTCCGGGCGGACGAGTGGTTCCTGTACGACCAGGAGTCACCCATCGCGCACGGCGGCCGGGGCCTGGCCCGCGGCCGCATCTACGACCTCGAGGGCAAGCTGCTGGTCTCCGTGGTCCAGGAGGGGCTCTTCCGCCCCTACGGCGCCAAGGCGTCCAAGCCGGCCGTGTCCCCGCGGTAG
- a CDS encoding ABC transporter ATP-binding protein — MIGVAPPQYDPAAPETATTLPVGSAATVRGYVRGLFRRHRRAFLVLVAVNTVAVIASMVGPYLLGQVVDQLSEGTRELHLGRVGLLFALALGIQTVFVRLVRLRGAMLGEEMLADLREDFLVRSVGLPPGVLERAGTGDLLSRITTDIDRLANAMREAVPQLAIGVVWAGLLYGALAVTAPPLALAALVALPVPVIGCRWYFKRAPRAYRSEAAGYAAVAAVLTETVDAGRTIEAHRLGARRIELSERRIKEWTAWERYTLFLRTVLFPVVNVTYVTILGSVLMIGGYCVIQGWMSVGQLTTGALLAQMMVDPIGLILRWYDELQIAQVSLGRLVGVREIEPDAGDAAVSPDGRDVRADQVHFGYREGVDVLHQVSMSVPPGTRMALVGPSGAGKSTLGRLLAGIYAPRTGEITLGGARLSQMPAERVREHVALVNQEHHVFVGSLRDNLRLARTEAGDAELWAALGAVDAEDWARALDAGLDTEVGSGASALTPAQAQQIALARLVLADPHTLVLDEATSLLDPRAARHLERSLARVLDGRTVIAIAHRLHTAHDADVIAVVEGGRITELGSHDALVEADGAYAALWRSWHG, encoded by the coding sequence CGCGACGGTACGGGGCTACGTGCGCGGCCTGTTCCGCCGCCACCGGCGGGCCTTCCTGGTCCTGGTGGCGGTCAACACGGTCGCCGTGATCGCCTCCATGGTCGGCCCGTACCTGCTGGGCCAGGTCGTGGACCAGCTCTCGGAAGGGACGCGCGAACTCCATCTGGGCCGGGTGGGGCTGCTGTTCGCCCTGGCGCTCGGCATCCAGACCGTGTTCGTGCGGCTGGTCCGGCTGCGCGGGGCGATGCTCGGCGAGGAGATGCTGGCCGACCTGCGCGAGGACTTCCTCGTGCGATCGGTGGGCCTGCCGCCCGGCGTGCTGGAGCGCGCGGGAACCGGTGACCTGCTGTCGCGGATCACCACGGACATCGACCGGCTGGCCAACGCGATGCGCGAGGCCGTTCCGCAGCTGGCCATCGGTGTGGTCTGGGCGGGGCTCCTCTACGGGGCGCTCGCCGTGACCGCGCCGCCGCTGGCGCTCGCCGCGCTGGTGGCGCTGCCGGTGCCGGTGATCGGCTGCCGCTGGTACTTCAAGCGGGCGCCGCGGGCCTACCGGTCCGAGGCGGCCGGGTACGCGGCGGTCGCCGCCGTGCTCACCGAGACGGTGGACGCGGGCCGCACCATCGAGGCGCACCGCCTCGGCGCGCGCCGGATCGAGCTGTCCGAGCGGCGGATCAAGGAGTGGACGGCGTGGGAGCGGTACACGCTGTTCCTGCGGACGGTCCTGTTCCCCGTCGTCAACGTCACCTACGTGACGATCCTCGGCTCGGTGCTGATGATCGGCGGGTACTGCGTGATCCAGGGCTGGATGTCGGTGGGGCAGCTGACCACGGGCGCCCTGCTCGCGCAGATGATGGTCGACCCGATCGGCCTGATCCTGCGCTGGTACGACGAACTGCAGATCGCGCAGGTCTCGCTGGGCCGGCTGGTGGGCGTACGGGAGATCGAGCCGGACGCGGGCGACGCGGCCGTCTCCCCGGACGGCCGGGACGTACGCGCCGACCAGGTGCACTTCGGGTACCGCGAGGGCGTCGACGTGCTGCACCAGGTGTCGATGTCGGTGCCGCCGGGCACCCGGATGGCCCTGGTCGGGCCCTCGGGCGCGGGCAAGTCCACGCTGGGCCGGCTGCTGGCGGGCATTTACGCGCCGCGGACCGGTGAGATCACCCTCGGCGGGGCGCGGCTGTCGCAGATGCCGGCGGAGCGGGTGCGCGAGCACGTGGCCCTGGTCAACCAGGAGCACCACGTGTTCGTGGGCTCCCTGCGCGACAACCTGCGCCTCGCCCGTACGGAGGCGGGTGACGCCGAGCTGTGGGCGGCGCTCGGCGCGGTCGACGCGGAGGACTGGGCGCGGGCGCTGGACGCCGGCCTGGACACCGAGGTCGGCTCGGGCGCCTCGGCGCTGACCCCGGCGCAGGCGCAGCAGATCGCGCTGGCCCGGCTGGTGCTGGCCGATCCGCACACCCTGGTGCTGGACGAGGCCACCTCACTGCTGGACCCGCGCGCGGCACGGCACTTGGAGCGCTCCCTGGCCCGGGTGCTGGACGGCCGGACGGTGATCGCGATCGCGCACCGGCTGCACACCGCGCACGACGCGGACGTGATCGCGGTGGTCGAGGGCGGCCGCATCACCGAGCTCGGCTCGCACGACGCCCTGGTCGAGGCCGACGGCGCGTACGCCGCCCTGTGGCGCTCCTGGCACGGCTGA
- a CDS encoding DUF6397 family protein, which produces MAQTIQAPRTTVAATAESAVAGCGEVAGLLGGGRAAEELGLSRSEFARAVQLGLVRAGPPGVAGTARYTRTELDRVRSAGGFPDALRRRVETVAGAEAAATVLGVGPSRFTRLARCGHLIPVGYRINRYRAVVWLYLTAELRDFAAREPAMLTGSAPRADRELMAAKADLRPRKWRERHVGLLLRRTADPWERAAVLASVLPEDDVRATVPDPAERILLGALAPPPPYGHPQVPPAAEVAARLLRAGPPDEIGWYRTSLDFALTGARGQSKSTGERGPT; this is translated from the coding sequence ATGGCACAGACGATTCAGGCGCCTCGGACGACGGTAGCGGCGACGGCGGAGTCCGCGGTGGCGGGGTGCGGCGAGGTCGCCGGGCTGCTGGGCGGCGGACGTGCCGCCGAAGAACTGGGGCTGAGCCGCAGCGAGTTCGCCCGCGCCGTACAGCTGGGGCTCGTACGGGCCGGGCCCCCGGGGGTCGCCGGGACAGCTCGGTACACCCGGACCGAGCTCGACCGGGTCCGGTCGGCCGGGGGATTCCCGGACGCGCTGCGCCGACGCGTGGAGACGGTCGCGGGAGCGGAGGCCGCGGCCACCGTCCTGGGGGTCGGCCCGAGCCGGTTCACCCGGCTCGCACGCTGCGGACACCTCATTCCGGTGGGATACCGGATCAACCGTTACCGGGCGGTGGTGTGGCTCTATCTGACCGCGGAGCTACGGGACTTCGCGGCCCGCGAGCCCGCGATGCTGACGGGGAGCGCGCCGCGGGCGGACCGGGAGCTGATGGCGGCCAAGGCCGACCTGCGTCCCCGGAAGTGGCGCGAACGGCACGTCGGACTGTTGCTGAGACGAACCGCCGACCCCTGGGAGCGCGCTGCCGTCCTGGCCTCGGTGCTCCCCGAGGACGACGTGCGCGCGACCGTGCCCGACCCGGCGGAACGCATCCTGCTCGGGGCGCTCGCACCGCCCCCGCCCTACGGGCACCCACAGGTTCCGCCGGCCGCCGAGGTGGCGGCCCGGCTGCTACGGGCCGGGCCACCGGACGAGATCGGGTGGTACCGCACCAGCCTCGACTTCGCCCTGACCGGAGCGAGGGGTCAGTCGAAGTCGACGGGGGAGAGGGGGCCGACGTAG
- a CDS encoding GTP-binding protein — protein MGLHDNGPPPAAEGGEELAALALKILVAGGFGVGKTTLVGSVSEIRPLRTEELLSEAGELVDDTGGVDQKTTTTVAMDFGRITIRSGLSLYLFGTPGQDRFWFLWDELSQGALGAVVLADTRRLEDCFPAVDYFEHRKIPFVVAVNCFANARRYASNEVARALDLDQGTPVVLCDARDKDSGKEVLIRLVEYAGRVHTARLLESVEPRADSV, from the coding sequence ATGGGACTGCACGACAACGGGCCGCCGCCGGCGGCCGAGGGCGGAGAGGAACTGGCCGCGCTCGCGCTGAAGATACTCGTGGCGGGCGGCTTCGGCGTGGGGAAGACGACCCTGGTCGGCTCGGTCAGCGAGATCCGGCCGCTGCGGACGGAGGAACTGCTCAGCGAGGCCGGGGAGCTGGTCGACGACACGGGAGGGGTCGACCAGAAGACGACCACCACCGTGGCCATGGACTTCGGGCGGATCACGATCAGGTCGGGGCTGTCGCTCTACCTGTTCGGGACGCCGGGGCAGGACCGGTTCTGGTTCCTGTGGGACGAGCTGTCCCAGGGCGCGCTGGGCGCGGTGGTCCTCGCCGACACGCGGCGCCTGGAGGACTGCTTCCCCGCGGTGGACTACTTCGAGCACCGCAAGATCCCGTTCGTGGTGGCCGTCAACTGCTTCGCGAACGCGCGTCGGTACGCCTCGAACGAGGTCGCGCGGGCGCTGGACCTGGATCAGGGGACGCCGGTGGTTCTGTGCGACGCGCGGGACAAGGACTCGGGGAAGGAAGTGCTGATCCGGCTGGTGGAGTACGCGGGCCGGGTGCACACGGCGCGGTTGCTGGAGTCCGTGGAACCGCGGGCCGACTCGGTGTGA
- a CDS encoding DUF742 domain-containing protein, translating to MTGGRTKPGPHGVRFDLIALVVVDPAGTDEAAESLLGPEHRALLGLCRDETQSVAELAADADLPVGVVRVLLGDLLEAGHVKVSRPVPPAQLPDERILREVIEGLRAL from the coding sequence ATGACGGGCGGACGGACGAAGCCCGGACCCCACGGGGTCCGGTTCGACCTCATCGCGCTGGTCGTCGTGGACCCGGCGGGAACGGACGAGGCGGCCGAGTCGCTGCTGGGACCGGAGCACCGGGCACTGCTCGGGCTGTGCCGGGACGAGACCCAGTCGGTGGCCGAACTCGCGGCGGACGCGGACCTGCCCGTGGGCGTGGTGCGCGTACTGCTCGGGGACCTGCTGGAGGCCGGGCACGTCAAGGTCAGCCGGCCCGTGCCGCCCGCACAGCTGCCGGACGAGCGGATTCTGCGTGAAGTCATCGAGGGATTGCGAGCGCTGTGA